The Heliomicrobium gestii genome segment GCAAAGGCCTTTTCCACCGACGCGTCGTCCTCCAGGCCGGTGATCATCAGCACGGGAACGCGCCGGTTCCGGGGGAGCTTTTGCAAGGCGGCGCAAACGGCAAACCCATCCATCCCCGGCATGAGGACATCCATCAATACAATATCCGGTTCCGCTTTTTCGTACGTTTCCAGGGCCGCCGCGCCATCCTCGGCTTCGATAACGGCGTAGCCGTCTTTTTCCAAGGCGCGCCGCACCAAGAGTCGCATGGCGCGATCATCATCGGCGACCAGGATGAGGGGTTTTTTCAAAGCCAACTCTTTCATCCTGTGTTCCTTTCCGTCACATCCGTCAGGACATTTGCGCCCTCATTATTCATATTATCGAGCCCTGCGCAACCAGTGTCAAGCCGGTGAGGAAGCTCTGAAAAGGACGGATGGCATCACAAAAAGCAAAAGCCGGGAATCCTCTTCCCGGCGTACATCTCTGTGAATTGCTTTTTCTTGTCATTTATGGCGACACTTCGGTTGTCGCGATTGCGTCGCTGGTATTACATCACTGGTATTGCTTCATTAGATGTGCTTGTTCAGCAACTTGACCAGTTCATCCTTTGACTTGAAGCCGATGGCCTTGTCAACGACCTGACCGCCTTTGAAGACCAGCAGCGTCGGAATCGACATGATCCCGTATTCGGCGGCGATAGCGCGGTTTTCATCGACGTTCACCTTGCCGACGACGGCCTGACCGGCGACGGTGTCAGCGACTTCATCGATGATGGGGGCGATCATCTTGCAGGGTCCGCACCAGGCAGCCCAAAAGTCGACAAGAACCGGTTTTTCGGCCTTCAAGACCTCAGTGGGGAAATTGCCGTCCGTCAGGGCGACCACGTTTGCGCTAGCCATGGGTCTACCATCTCCTTCAGACTATTTTCACTTACTTGGTGAATTTGGTCAGGACGTCGACGAGTTCCTCCAACGCTTTTTCCTGTTCTCCCGTGAGCGGCACGTTGGAAAGGCACCGGCGGGTGTGATTCATGATGATCAGTGTGCCAACCCGGTTGATAGCCGCCCGGGCGGCTGCGACTTGGACCAATAGGTCGAGGCAGGCTTTATCGTCGGCGATCATTTTTTGAATGCCCTTGACCTGGCCTTCAATTTTTTTCAACCGCCGGATGAGCGCCTCTTTCGATTGAGCGCATTCCAGAACCGCCACCCCCAATGGATACCCATACCCCGTATCCACTTTCATTATAAGAGGTTATTCGGCCGGTGTCAACAACCCCGCCGTGTCCAGCAGATCGCGAACGACAACGGAAGCCAAGATCAGACCGGATACAGAAGGCACAAAAGAGATGCTGCCGGGGATCTGGCGCTTCTGCTTACATGATGCGCCATAGGGTCCCTCCGGATGCGGGCAGATGCAGTTTTCGGCGCATCCGGCCTCGCCCTTGAGTGGACGAGGCGGTTCCGTGGAGTAGACCACCTTCAGGCCATCGATGCCCCGTTTGCGCAGTTCTTTGCGCATCACCTTGGCCAGGGGATCGATCGATGTCTCGTAGATGTCAGCCACTTGGAAGCGAGTCGGATCGAGCTTGTTGCCGGCGCCGAGGGCGCTGATCACAGGCACGCCGGCCGCTTTCGCCTTTTCGATGATCGTCAGTTTTCCCTTAACCGTGTCGATGGCGTCTACGACATAGTCGAGATCGGCGGTGATGATCTCCTCCCCCGCCTCGACGCCGTAAAAACGCCGGTGACAGGTCACTTTCGCCCGGGGATTGATGTCCCTGACCCGTTCGGCCATGACCTCCACCTTGGGCCGGCCGACAGTGGAGTGGAGGGCGTGCAGTTGCCGGTTCACGTTGGTCAGGCAGATCTCATCATGATCCACCAGCACCAGGTGGCCGACGCCGCTGCGCGCCAGCGCCTCGACAGTGAAGGAACCGACGCCGCCGACGCCGAAGACGGCCACGGCGGCGCCGGCAAGGTGTTCGATCCCCATGTCGCCGATGATCAGTTCTGTTCGGGCAAAGGCGTGTTGTTTCACTTCTTGGCCGCCGGCTCCGCTTTCGGCGCTTTGACAGGCAGGTCCAGCTTGATGTGGAGGTCTTTCAACTGCCGGGGGGTGACGACGCTGGGGGCGTCGACCATGATGTCAGAGGCGGACTGGGTTTTGGGGAAGGCGATGACGTCGCGGATGGTGTCGCGGCCGGTCATCAGCATGATCATCCGGTCGAGACCGAAGGCGATGCCGCCATGGGGCGGTGTGCCGTAATCGAAAGCGTCAAGGAGGAAGCCGAACTTCTCATAAGCTTCTTCCGGGGTCATGCCGAGAGTGGCGAACATCTTTTCCTGGATGTCGCGGCGGTAGATGCGCAGGGAGCCCCCGCCCAGTTCGACGCCGTTGAGGACCATGTCATAGGCCTTGGCCCGCACCTTGCCGGGGTCTTGGTCGAGCAGGTGCAGGTCTTCGTCTTTCGGCGAGGTGAAGGGGTGGTGAATGGCGTTGTAGCGCTTCTCTTCCGGATCATATTCAACGAGAGGGAAATCGACGACCCAGGCGAACTCCAGTTTTTCCGGGTCGATCAGGTTCAAGCGGCGAGCCAGTTCCTGGCGCAGGAAGCCAAGGGCGGCGGCCACAACAGAAGGCTTGTCGGCCACAAAGAGCAACAGGTCGCCTTTTTCGGCGCCCAGTTCTTCGAGAACGGCCTTGAATTGTTCATCGGTGAAGAACTTAGCGATGGGCGATTTGGGGCCTTCCTCGGTCATCTGGATGTAAGCGAGACCTTTGGCGCCGTAGACGGCGACGCCTTTCGTCAGTTCGTCGATCTCTTTGCGGGAGAAGTGGGCGCAGCCTTTGGCATTGATGGCTTTCACTTCGCCGCCGCCCTTGACGACGCTGGCGAAGACCTTGAACTCCACATCTTTGACCGTTTCGGTCAAGTCGACCAGTTCGAGGCCGAAGCGCAGGTCCGGCTTGTCCGAACCGTAGCGGCCCATCGCTTCGGCATAGGGGATGCGGCGGAAGGGAATGGGGATTTCTTTGCCGAGGGCTTCCTTGAAGATATGGGCCACCATCTCTTCCATCAGAGAAAGCAGGTCATCCATCTGGGTGAAGGACATCTCAATGTCGAGTTGGGTGAATTCAGGCTGGCGATCGGCCCGCAGGTCCTCGTCGCGGAAACAACGGACGATCTGGAAGTAGCGCTCCATGCCGGCCACCATGAGAATCTGCTTGTAGAGTTGGGGCGACTGGGGCAGGACAAAGAACTCGCCGGGATGGACGCGGCTCGGCACCATGAACTCGCGAGCGCCTTCCGGCGTCGACTTGGTCAGCATGGGTGTCTCAATCTCCAAAAAGCCGTTGCGATCGAGGAAGTCGCGCATGGCTTTGGCCGTCTTGTGGCGGATGACCAGGTTGCGCTGCATTTCCGGGCGGCGCAGGTCCAGGTAACGGTACTTCAGGCGCACCGTCTCATCGACTTCCACATCGTCTTCGATATAAAAGGGCGGCGTCTTGGCGCCGTTTAAGACCCACAGTTGGCGGGCGTACACCTCGATCTGGCCGCTCGGGAGGTTGTCGTTGATCGTGCCGTCAGGGCGAGGGCGCACGTCGCCGGTGACGGCGAGGACATACTCGTTGCGAACGCCTTCCGCTTTCTCGAAGGCTTCTTTCCCCACTTCCGGGCTGAAGACGACCTGGACGAGGCCGGAACGGTCCCGCAGGTCCACGAAGATGAGTCCGCCGTGGTCGCGGCGGCGCTGGACCCAGCCCATGAGGGTCACTGTCTGGCCGGCGTGATCAATGCGCAGTTCTCCGCCGCGGTGAGACCGTTGTAAGCCCGTAAACATATCGCTCATAATCTGGTGAATCGTCCTTTCTTCTATGTAGCGCCAGCAACTCCCTGGCTTAGGCCGAGTGCCGGATCACTAGTTTTCCCGTTTTGCCATGAGGTTATATAGGAACTCGGTCGCTCCGTCGAGGGGGATCTGCTGCTGCTCCCCTGTCGCCATGGTGCGCAGGGTGATCATTCCCTCTCTTAATTCCCCTTCGCCGATGATGGCGACATAGGGCGCATGGAAGCGGTCGGCTGTTTTCATCTGGGCTTTCAGGGAACGTTCCAGATAGTCCAGTTCCACGGCCAGCCCACGCTGCCGCAGCGTCTGAGCGAGGCCGAAGGCGATCGGGGCGGTCCCTTCTCCGGCGAGGGCGATGAAGAGATCCCGTTGCTCTCCCCCATCGGCGGCGAGGAGCCCCTGGTTTTCCATGGTCAACAGCACCCGCTCCAAACCGAGGCCAAAGCCGATGCCCGGCACGGCCGGTCCGCCCAGTGCCTCGACAAGGTGGTCGTAGCGGCCGCCGCCGCCGATGGAGGACTGGGCGCCGATGTCGGTGGAGACGATCTCAAAGGCCGTCTTCGTGTAGTAGTCCAGGCCGCGGACGAGGCGGTCATCCAGGGTGTAGGCCACGCCGGCGGCGTCAAGGAGTTCTTTCACATCGGCGAAGTGGTTGGCACAGTCGTCGCAGAGGTGTCCCACCGTCGTCGGCGCGCCCTGGGAGAGTTCCTGACAGCGCTCGTTTTTGCAGTCGAGCACCCGCAGGGGGTTGCGGTCGAGCCGCTTTTTGCAGTCCTCGCAAAGTTCGTCCGCTTTCGGCTGCAAAAACTGGTGCAAGGCCTCCCGGTGAGCGGGACGGCAGGCGGGGCAGCCGATGGAGTTGAGGAGCAGTTCCAGGTTCTTCAGGCCCAGCCGGTGGTAAAAGTCCATGGCCATGGCGATGACCTCGGCGTCGACACGGGGACCGGCGGCGCCAAAGACCTCGATGCCGAACTGGTGAAACTGGCGGAGCCGTCCCGCCTGGGGGCGACCGAAGCGAAACATGGGACCGGTATAGTAAACCTTCACCGGCAGCGGGCCGGCGTAGAGCTTATGTTCGAGCAAAGCGCGGACCGTCGGGGCGGTGCCCTCGGGGCGCAGCGTCAGATCGCGTCCGCCGCGATCCTGAAAATCATAGGTCTCCTTCTGGACGATGTCGGTCGTCTCGCCCACACCGCGGTGGAAAACTTCGCTGTGTTCAAAGACAGGGGTGCGGATCTCTTCGTAGCCGTATTCGCGGCAGAGGCGCCGGATGGTGTCCTCCAGGGTCTGCCAGTGCCGAGACTGGGCCGGCAGGATGTCTTTGGTGCCGCGCGGAGCGCCGGTTAGCATGGGATTCCCTCCAGTTTTTTCAGTTTGCGCCCGATGATGGTCTCCAGGCGCTCCACGTAGTTCATGGGGTCTTTCGGATTATGCCAGCTATCGAGAATCTCGCCGTCTTCGGGGCGGACGATCTTTGTCGCCGCGCCGGCGCCGAGCCCCCAGATGGTCTGGCGTTCCTCCATGACATGGATGTTGTAGATGCACTCCCGGCCGGGCAATGTGTAGCCCACATTCTCCTGGTTGGCCAGGATGCGCTTCTGCCGGTAGAGGTAATAGGGGACCAGCCCCAAGGTGCGAGCGCCGGCGCGGGTGACGGCCAGCATGGCCTCCACCTCGTCCTCCGGCGGCAGTGTCCAGCGCTCCCTCTCGGCGGTCAGCCGGGAGGCGCGCTTGATGGCCATCGTGTGGACCGTCAGGTTCTCGGGCCGCAGCTTCGCCAGTTGATCAAGGGTGGAGCGGACCGACTGGGCGGTCTCGCCGGGCAGCCCGACGATCAGGTCCATGTTGATGATGGGAAAGCCGATGGTCCGGGCCAGTTCGACGGCCTCCACCACCTGTCCGGGCCGGTGGCAGCGGCCGATCCGGTCCAACGTGTCGGCGTTCATCGACTGGGGGTTGATGCTCAGCCGGTTGACGCCGCCGGCATAGGCCTGTTCCAGCTTTCGCCGGTCCAGTGTATCGGGCCGGCCTGCTTCCAGGGTGAACTCCACCGTCTCCGGCCCGCGCAGGTGCCGGTTGATCCAGCCGAGCAGGTCCCCCAGTTGTTCCGCCGTCAACACCGTAGGCGTGCCGCCGCCAATATAGATATGCTGCACCTGTTGTCCGGCCTGACGCAGCGCCCGCCCAACTGTTTCGATCTCCCCGGCGAGAGCATCGAGAAAGGGCGTGAGCCAGCGCTTGAACTTCTTGACGTCATAGCCGGGAAAAGAGCAGTAGAGGCAACGGGTGGGGCAAAAAGGAATGCCGATGTAGACGCCGGACTTGCGGCGGTCCTCCGGTCCGGTGTAGAGAAAGGGGCGTTGCCGGAGGGCGATCTCCATGAGCAGATCGGCTTTTTCCGGTTGGAGGGCGTAATCATGAAGCAGTTCCGCCCGGATGTCCTCTCCAAGTTTCCCCTGGTCGAGGCGGCGGTGCACGATCTTCGCCGGGCGAACGCCCGTCAGGATCCCCCATGTGTTCGGCGGGGCGTCACAGTAGTCCTCCAAGGCCCGCAACAAGGCCAGCTTGGCGGCGCGACGGCGATCGTTCTCCCCTTGCGGCAAGAGCGGCGCCTGCCCCACCCCTTCCCTGCCGGCATGGCGAAACCGGGCGACGATCCTCCGCTGCCCGTCCGGTCTTTCCTCACGGAAACCAACCTCCGCTGATTGGTCAACTGTCCGTTCAGCGGCAGCGCCATCCCCTTCCGGCAGAGGGCCTGCTTCTTCAACAAACTGGGCGTCGGGGAAATAGATCCAGAGGACTTCTTGCAGGGTGACCCCATACCCCGGGGGCAGCCCCCGCAAGCAGACATCCATGGGATAACCTCCAGAAATAGCAATCGAGAAAACACGGTAGAAAGATCAGTCGGCCAAAAAGGGATTGTTCACCCGCTCATAACCGATGGTGCTCTCAGGCCCGTGACCGGGATAGACGACGGTGTCATCGGGCAGGGGAAGCAGCTTTTCCCGGATGGCATGCAGGAGTTGGCTGTAGGATCCGCCCGGGAAGTCGGTGCGTCCGACAGAACCGTAAAAAAGCGTATCCCCCGTAAAGACAACGCCCTCGCCTTTCAGGCAGATGCCCCCGACCGTATGGCCCGGCGTGTGCAACACTTCCAGGCGGACCTTTTTTCCAACGGTGATCACATCGCCGTCTTTGAGCAGTCGATCGGCGGCCGGGCTGGCATAGGGCGCGCCAATGTAAAGGGAGAGGTTTTTGGCCGGCGAGACGATGGTCGCCGCCTCTGCCTCATGACAGAGCAGGGGGGCCCCGGTGGCTGCTTTGATCTCGCCGTTGGCCTCAATATGATCGCCATGACCATGGGTGTTGATGATGGCGACGATCTTCGCTTGGGCTTCCTCAGCCCGGCGCAGGAGCATTTCTCCGTCGCCGC includes the following:
- the trxA gene encoding thioredoxin, with amino-acid sequence MASANVVALTDGNFPTEVLKAEKPVLVDFWAAWCGPCKMIAPIIDEVADTVAGQAVVGKVNVDENRAIAAEYGIMSIPTLLVFKGGQVVDKAIGFKSKDELVKLLNKHI
- the aspS gene encoding aspartate--tRNA ligase, encoding MSDMFTGLQRSHRGGELRIDHAGQTVTLMGWVQRRRDHGGLIFVDLRDRSGLVQVVFSPEVGKEAFEKAEGVRNEYVLAVTGDVRPRPDGTINDNLPSGQIEVYARQLWVLNGAKTPPFYIEDDVEVDETVRLKYRYLDLRRPEMQRNLVIRHKTAKAMRDFLDRNGFLEIETPMLTKSTPEGAREFMVPSRVHPGEFFVLPQSPQLYKQILMVAGMERYFQIVRCFRDEDLRADRQPEFTQLDIEMSFTQMDDLLSLMEEMVAHIFKEALGKEIPIPFRRIPYAEAMGRYGSDKPDLRFGLELVDLTETVKDVEFKVFASVVKGGGEVKAINAKGCAHFSRKEIDELTKGVAVYGAKGLAYIQMTEEGPKSPIAKFFTDEQFKAVLEELGAEKGDLLLFVADKPSVVAAALGFLRQELARRLNLIDPEKLEFAWVVDFPLVEYDPEEKRYNAIHHPFTSPKDEDLHLLDQDPGKVRAKAYDMVLNGVELGGGSLRIYRRDIQEKMFATLGMTPEEAYEKFGFLLDAFDYGTPPHGGIAFGLDRMIMLMTGRDTIRDVIAFPKTQSASDIMVDAPSVVTPRQLKDLHIKLDLPVKAPKAEPAAKK
- a CDS encoding tRNA threonylcarbamoyladenosine dehydratase translates to MKQHAFARTELIIGDMGIEHLAGAAVAVFGVGGVGSFTVEALARSGVGHLVLVDHDEICLTNVNRQLHALHSTVGRPKVEVMAERVRDINPRAKVTCHRRFYGVEAGEEIITADLDYVVDAIDTVKGKLTIIEKAKAAGVPVISALGAGNKLDPTRFQVADIYETSIDPLAKVMRKELRKRGIDGLKVVYSTEPPRPLKGEAGCAENCICPHPEGPYGASCKQKRQIPGSISFVPSVSGLILASVVVRDLLDTAGLLTPAE
- the hisS gene encoding histidine--tRNA ligase; the encoded protein is MLTGAPRGTKDILPAQSRHWQTLEDTIRRLCREYGYEEIRTPVFEHSEVFHRGVGETTDIVQKETYDFQDRGGRDLTLRPEGTAPTVRALLEHKLYAGPLPVKVYYTGPMFRFGRPQAGRLRQFHQFGIEVFGAAGPRVDAEVIAMAMDFYHRLGLKNLELLLNSIGCPACRPAHREALHQFLQPKADELCEDCKKRLDRNPLRVLDCKNERCQELSQGAPTTVGHLCDDCANHFADVKELLDAAGVAYTLDDRLVRGLDYYTKTAFEIVSTDIGAQSSIGGGGRYDHLVEALGGPAVPGIGFGLGLERVLLTMENQGLLAADGGEQRDLFIALAGEGTAPIAFGLAQTLRQRGLAVELDYLERSLKAQMKTADRFHAPYVAIIGEGELREGMITLRTMATGEQQQIPLDGATEFLYNLMAKREN
- a CDS encoding metal-sensitive transcriptional regulator is translated as MKVDTGYGYPLGVAVLECAQSKEALIRRLKKIEGQVKGIQKMIADDKACLDLLVQVAAARAAINRVGTLIIMNHTRRCLSNVPLTGEQEKALEELVDVLTKFTK
- a CDS encoding MBL fold metallo-hydrolase; the protein is MNIRRWEAGRLGANCYLVQCPETGEAALIDPGGDGEMLLRRAEEAQAKIVAIINTHGHGDHIEANGEIKAATGAPLLCHEAEAATIVSPAKNLSLYIGAPYASPAADRLLKDGDVITVGKKVRLEVLHTPGHTVGGICLKGEGVVFTGDTLFYGSVGRTDFPGGSYSQLLHAIREKLLPLPDDTVVYPGHGPESTIGYERVNNPFLAD
- the hemZ gene encoding coproporphyrinogen dehydrogenase HemZ; the protein is MDVCLRGLPPGYGVTLQEVLWIYFPDAQFVEEAGPLPEGDGAAAERTVDQSAEVGFREERPDGQRRIVARFRHAGREGVGQAPLLPQGENDRRRAAKLALLRALEDYCDAPPNTWGILTGVRPAKIVHRRLDQGKLGEDIRAELLHDYALQPEKADLLMEIALRQRPFLYTGPEDRRKSGVYIGIPFCPTRCLYCSFPGYDVKKFKRWLTPFLDALAGEIETVGRALRQAGQQVQHIYIGGGTPTVLTAEQLGDLLGWINRHLRGPETVEFTLEAGRPDTLDRRKLEQAYAGGVNRLSINPQSMNADTLDRIGRCHRPGQVVEAVELARTIGFPIINMDLIVGLPGETAQSVRSTLDQLAKLRPENLTVHTMAIKRASRLTAERERWTLPPEDEVEAMLAVTRAGARTLGLVPYYLYRQKRILANQENVGYTLPGRECIYNIHVMEERQTIWGLGAGAATKIVRPEDGEILDSWHNPKDPMNYVERLETIIGRKLKKLEGIPC